Proteins co-encoded in one Nitrospira sp. genomic window:
- the rpsC gene encoding 30S ribosomal protein S3 → MGQKTHPIGYRLGYNYTWSSRWYAGKDYAKLLHQDVKIRKMVKARLYHAGVSKVEIERSGDQTRVIIHTARPGIIIGRKGAEVDKLKADLEKQYGGQVYITVKEIKKPELDAQLVSENVATQLEKRVAFRRAMKRSVQSALRLGAQGIKIMVAGRLGGAEIARTEWYREGRVPLHTLRAEIDYGFAEAHTTMGQIGVKTWIYKGELLPVQPFKAESSLERRFG, encoded by the coding sequence ATGGGTCAGAAAACACATCCAATTGGTTATCGGCTAGGCTACAACTATACGTGGAGCTCGCGCTGGTATGCAGGTAAAGATTACGCCAAACTGCTCCATCAGGATGTCAAAATCCGAAAGATGGTTAAGGCAAGGCTGTATCATGCTGGCGTATCCAAAGTTGAAATTGAGCGTTCTGGTGATCAGACTAGAGTGATTATTCATACTGCTCGCCCTGGCATTATTATCGGACGCAAGGGGGCTGAGGTTGATAAGCTGAAGGCTGACCTTGAAAAGCAGTATGGGGGGCAGGTTTATATTACGGTCAAGGAAATCAAGAAGCCAGAACTTGACGCTCAGCTGGTTAGTGAAAATGTTGCTACTCAGCTTGAGAAGCGGGTCGCGTTTCGGAGAGCGATGAAGCGCAGTGTTCAGTCAGCCTTGAGGCTTGGTGCTCAAGGTATCAAGATCATGGTGGCTGGTCGTCTGGGTGGTGCTGAAATTGCTCGAACGGAATGGTATCGAGAGGGGCGTGTTCCTCTACATACGCTCCGTGCTGAAATAGATTATGGATTCGCCGAAGCGCACACGACGATGGGGCAGATCGGGGTAAAGACCTGGATCTATAAGGGAGAGCTTCTTCCTGTGCAGCCCTTCAAGGCGGAATCATCTTTAGAACGACGGTTTGGGTGA
- a CDS encoding 30S ribosomal protein S12, with translation MPTINQLVRKGRIFVKAKTKSPALKSCPQKRGVCLRVYTTTPKKPNSALRKVARVRLTNGMEVTTYIPGVGHNLQEHSIVLVRGGRVKDLPGVRYHLVRGALDAVGVTGRKQSRSKYGAKRPK, from the coding sequence ATGCCGACGATCAATCAGCTGGTTCGGAAAGGGAGGATCTTCGTGAAGGCAAAGACTAAAAGTCCTGCCCTGAAGTCCTGTCCGCAGAAAAGAGGCGTGTGCCTTCGTGTATACACAACAACGCCGAAGAAGCCGAACTCAGCATTGCGAAAAGTTGCGCGTGTGCGCCTTACGAACGGTATGGAGGTCACGACGTATATACCTGGCGTAGGGCACAATCTTCAGGAGCATTCTATTGTGCTTGTGCGTGGAGGTCGAGTTAAGGATTTGCCCGGCGTTCGATACCATTTGGTTCGTGGCGCCTTGGACGCAGTGGGTGTGACTGGAAGAAAGCAGAGCCGCTCGAAGTATGGAGCAAAGCGGCCTAAGTAG
- the rplN gene encoding 50S ribosomal protein L14 encodes MIQNYTYMDVADNSGAKQAMCFHVFGGTRRRYASLGDIVVVAVKEAIPQAGVKKGDVSRAVIVRTTKEVRREDGSYIKFDRNACVLINKDGEPIGTRIFGPVARELRWKKFMKIISLAPEVL; translated from the coding sequence ATGATTCAGAACTATACTTATATGGATGTGGCCGATAATTCCGGAGCCAAGCAGGCCATGTGTTTTCATGTTTTCGGGGGGACGAGACGTCGTTATGCGTCGCTGGGTGACATCGTGGTGGTGGCTGTCAAGGAGGCAATCCCACAGGCGGGCGTGAAGAAGGGGGATGTGAGCCGGGCGGTTATCGTCCGAACCACAAAGGAAGTTCGCCGAGAAGATGGGTCGTATATTAAGTTTGATCGGAACGCATGCGTGTTGATCAACAAAGATGGCGAGCCAATTGGAACGCGCATATTCGGTCCTGTTGCCCGCGAGCTCCGCTGGAAGAAATTTATGAAGATCATTTCTTTAGCGCCTGAAGTTTTGTAG
- the rplD gene encoding 50S ribosomal protein L4, translating into MPTIDLVDLQKKKVGTVDLSPQVFGCEPRAALVHEAVIMQRACERRGTASTLRRGEVSGSGKKPWKQKHTGRARAGSLRSPVWRHGGSVFGPKPRSYAYSMPKKKYRIALQSALSAKVVESKLFVVSDLSLQQPRTKLLAQALKQFTGGDHALVIVGKDQSDILKAAGNLAAVKVLSADQLNVYDVVRAQVIMIAERELGPVNEVWS; encoded by the coding sequence ATGCCTACTATTGATCTCGTTGATTTGCAAAAAAAGAAAGTGGGAACGGTCGATTTATCTCCGCAGGTATTCGGCTGTGAGCCTCGTGCTGCTTTGGTTCATGAAGCGGTCATCATGCAGCGTGCCTGTGAGCGTAGGGGGACGGCCTCTACGTTGCGGCGCGGTGAAGTGAGCGGTTCTGGTAAAAAGCCATGGAAGCAAAAGCATACAGGGCGTGCCAGGGCTGGGTCTCTTCGCTCGCCTGTCTGGCGCCATGGGGGAAGTGTTTTTGGGCCAAAGCCTAGAAGTTATGCCTATTCTATGCCTAAGAAAAAGTATCGTATTGCACTGCAGAGCGCATTGTCGGCTAAGGTAGTAGAGAGTAAGTTGTTTGTTGTGTCCGATCTTTCTCTCCAGCAGCCCAGAACGAAGTTGCTAGCGCAAGCGTTAAAGCAATTCACTGGGGGTGATCACGCGCTAGTGATCGTTGGTAAGGATCAATCTGACATTTTGAAGGCTGCCGGGAATCTCGCTGCGGTGAAGGTGCTTAGCGCTGATCAGCTGAACGTGTACGATGTGGTTCGCGCTCAAGTGATCATGATTGCCGAACGTGAGCTTGGTCCTGTCAATGAGGTGTGGTCATGA
- the fusA gene encoding elongation factor G: MARQTSLGQTRNIGIMAHIDAGKTTTTERILYYTGMTHKLGEVHEGAATMDWMEQERERGITITAAATTCFWRDHRINIIDTPGHVDFTIEVERSLRVLDGAVAAFDSVQGVEPQSETVWRQADKYHVPRIAFMNKMDRIGADFYGSVQSIIDRLGAMPVPIQIPIGREAEFRGSIDLVRMKGFFYDDETLGAKYKVDEIPDDLLAQAKEYREKMLDAVAEFDDQVMEKYLSGHPLTEEEVMRAIRAGVISMKITPVLCGSAFKNKGVQQLLDAVVDYLPSPLDVPPVMGVDPNSSKEVERKSDDSAPFAALAFKIMSDPFAGQLTFFRVYSGTLKTGTPVLNVTKGTKDRIGRLLKMHANKREEIDEVYAGDIAAAVGLKGATTGDTLADEKQPVLLEVMKFPEPVIAMAIEPKTKPDQEKMGFALQKLAQEDPSFRVRTDEETQQTIIAGMGELHLEIIVDRMLREFKVEANVGKPEVAFRETIRRKAEAESKYVKQTGGRGQYGHVVLTVEPSESGKGLEFVNKVVGGAIPKEFVPAIEKGVRERMESGVVAGYPLRDVKVTVIDGSYHDVDSNEMAFKIAGSMGFADACKRADPVLLEPIMKVEVLVPQEFMGDVIGNLNSRRGKVQGMKVRAGAQAIDAAVPLMEMFGYATDLRSRTQGRATYSMEFDRYDQVPRNIAEAIIKK; the protein is encoded by the coding sequence TTGGCTCGTCAGACATCGTTAGGGCAAACGCGGAATATCGGTATCATGGCCCATATTGATGCCGGTAAGACTACGACCACGGAGCGCATTCTCTATTATACCGGCATGACTCATAAGCTGGGTGAGGTCCATGAGGGTGCGGCCACGATGGATTGGATGGAGCAAGAGCGTGAGCGAGGCATTACCATTACGGCCGCCGCAACAACCTGTTTCTGGCGTGATCATCGGATCAATATTATTGATACCCCTGGGCACGTTGATTTTACAATTGAGGTGGAGCGCTCCTTGCGTGTGCTTGATGGGGCGGTAGCAGCGTTTGATTCTGTTCAGGGTGTTGAGCCTCAGTCTGAAACGGTTTGGCGTCAAGCTGATAAGTATCATGTCCCTCGTATCGCCTTCATGAATAAGATGGATCGTATCGGTGCGGATTTCTACGGAAGTGTCCAGTCCATCATTGATCGACTGGGGGCTATGCCGGTTCCGATCCAGATTCCAATCGGGCGTGAAGCAGAATTTCGAGGATCGATAGATCTGGTAAGGATGAAGGGGTTCTTCTACGACGACGAAACATTGGGTGCGAAGTATAAGGTCGATGAAATTCCTGATGATCTTCTCGCTCAGGCGAAAGAGTACCGAGAGAAAATGCTCGATGCGGTGGCAGAGTTTGATGATCAGGTGATGGAGAAATATTTAAGCGGCCATCCATTGACAGAAGAAGAGGTCATGCGCGCGATCCGAGCTGGCGTTATCTCGATGAAGATTACTCCAGTATTGTGCGGGTCGGCGTTTAAGAACAAGGGTGTTCAGCAATTGTTGGATGCCGTAGTTGACTACTTGCCGTCTCCGCTAGATGTCCCTCCGGTCATGGGGGTGGATCCGAATAGCAGTAAGGAAGTCGAGCGAAAGTCTGATGACAGTGCTCCATTTGCAGCGTTGGCGTTCAAAATCATGTCGGACCCATTCGCCGGACAGTTGACATTTTTTCGTGTCTATTCTGGAACGCTGAAAACTGGTACACCAGTCTTGAATGTGACTAAGGGCACAAAGGACAGAATTGGGCGTCTTCTAAAGATGCATGCCAATAAGCGAGAAGAAATCGATGAGGTGTACGCAGGAGACATTGCTGCGGCGGTAGGGCTTAAGGGGGCGACAACAGGAGATACGCTGGCGGATGAAAAACAGCCAGTGCTCCTGGAAGTGATGAAGTTTCCTGAGCCGGTGATCGCGATGGCGATTGAGCCTAAGACAAAGCCGGATCAGGAGAAGATGGGTTTTGCCCTTCAGAAATTGGCCCAAGAGGATCCCTCTTTCCGTGTGCGGACGGATGAAGAGACCCAGCAGACAATCATTGCTGGAATGGGTGAATTGCATCTTGAAATCATCGTCGATCGAATGTTGCGTGAATTTAAAGTTGAAGCAAATGTGGGAAAGCCCGAGGTGGCATTCCGGGAGACGATAAGGCGGAAGGCTGAGGCTGAATCGAAATATGTTAAACAGACTGGCGGGCGTGGACAGTACGGTCATGTTGTTTTAACAGTTGAGCCTTCAGAGTCAGGTAAGGGGCTTGAGTTTGTGAATAAGGTTGTGGGCGGAGCAATTCCGAAGGAGTTTGTCCCTGCTATTGAGAAAGGTGTTCGCGAGCGGATGGAAAGCGGTGTCGTTGCAGGGTATCCGCTTCGGGATGTGAAGGTGACGGTGATTGATGGTTCCTACCACGATGTCGATTCGAATGAAATGGCATTTAAGATTGCGGGGTCAATGGGATTTGCTGATGCGTGTAAGAGGGCCGATCCTGTCCTGCTTGAGCCAATCATGAAGGTTGAAGTTTTAGTTCCGCAGGAATTCATGGGTGATGTGATTGGTAACTTGAACAGCCGGAGAGGCAAAGTGCAAGGAATGAAAGTCCGGGCTGGTGCTCAAGCTATTGATGCTGCCGTGCCCTTAATGGAGATGTTTGGCTATGCAACTGATCTCCGGTCTCGTACGCAGGGTCGTGCGACCTATAGCATGGAGTTTGATCGGTATGATCAGGTTCCTAGAAATATTGCGGAAGCCATCATCAAGAAATAG
- a CDS encoding 50S ribosomal protein L29 has protein sequence MDVKELQQLGVSELVDKEKQLVQELFSLRFQFGSGRLENPMQIRKTKRDIARVKTILEQVKARTEGSKK, from the coding sequence TTGGACGTCAAGGAGCTCCAGCAGCTAGGGGTGAGTGAGCTCGTCGATAAAGAAAAGCAACTTGTACAAGAGCTGTTTAGTCTACGTTTTCAGTTTGGCTCTGGACGTCTCGAGAATCCTATGCAAATCCGAAAAACAAAACGGGATATTGCGCGAGTGAAAACTATTCTCGAACAAGTAAAGGCCCGCACTGAGGGCTCTAAAAAGTAA
- the rpsQ gene encoding 30S ribosomal protein S17, translated as MAEVVKRRHWYGDVVSNKMQKTVVVVVSRTVTHPVYKKVLRRVTKLKAHDEGGVCKVGDRVKLVQTRPLSKEKNWRVVQVMEKGQPEK; from the coding sequence ATGGCTGAGGTAGTAAAGCGCCGTCATTGGTATGGCGACGTCGTCAGTAACAAAATGCAAAAGACGGTTGTTGTCGTGGTTTCACGAACGGTCACTCACCCAGTCTATAAGAAGGTTCTTAGGCGGGTGACGAAACTAAAAGCCCACGATGAAGGTGGTGTGTGTAAAGTGGGAGATCGGGTCAAGCTCGTGCAGACGAGGCCGTTAAGCAAGGAAAAGAACTGGCGTGTTGTTCAAGTCATGGAAAAAGGTCAACCTGAAAAGTAA
- the rplB gene encoding 50S ribosomal protein L2 — MGLKSYRPTSPGRRGMTAVVTEELTKKKPEKSLTAFHLRSGGRNNDGRTTVRFRGGGHKRLYRTIDFLRDKVGVSARVEAIEYDPNRSARIALLKYMDGEKRYILAPVGLSINDEIQSGPQAEIRPGNALPLMNMPLGTTIHNLELKVGKGGQLIRSAGGFAQVMGRDGAYVQVRLKSGEMRRVLGACMATVGQVGNVDHENVSVGKAGRNRWKGKKPHVRGVVMNPVDHPHGGGEGKSGQGNPHPVSPWGLPTKGYKTRQNKKTDKFIIARRKPGVRNA; from the coding sequence ATGGGACTGAAGTCGTATCGTCCTACGTCTCCTGGTCGTCGAGGTATGACGGCTGTGGTGACCGAGGAGTTAACCAAAAAGAAGCCAGAGAAATCGTTAACTGCTTTCCATCTCCGAAGCGGAGGGCGCAACAACGATGGTCGCACGACTGTCAGGTTTCGTGGGGGGGGGCACAAGAGGCTCTATCGAACAATTGATTTCTTGCGCGATAAAGTTGGAGTTTCAGCTCGGGTTGAGGCTATTGAGTACGATCCGAATCGATCAGCGAGAATTGCACTCCTGAAATATATGGACGGAGAGAAGCGGTATATCTTAGCTCCTGTCGGATTAAGCATAAATGATGAAATACAATCTGGTCCTCAGGCTGAGATCAGACCTGGGAATGCGCTTCCTTTAATGAATATGCCACTTGGTACGACCATCCACAATCTTGAGTTGAAGGTTGGAAAGGGAGGTCAGTTGATTCGAAGTGCTGGTGGGTTTGCGCAGGTCATGGGCCGTGATGGTGCGTATGTGCAGGTGCGTCTAAAGTCTGGTGAAATGCGTCGAGTTCTAGGGGCCTGTATGGCGACTGTTGGGCAAGTCGGTAACGTCGACCATGAAAATGTCAGTGTTGGAAAGGCCGGGCGGAATCGTTGGAAAGGGAAGAAGCCTCACGTGCGAGGGGTTGTGATGAACCCTGTTGACCATCCGCACGGAGGTGGTGAAGGAAAGTCTGGACAGGGGAATCCTCACCCGGTTTCTCCATGGGGTCTCCCAACCAAGGGGTACAAGACTAGACAGAATAAGAAAACAGATAAATTCATTATTGCTCGACGTAAGCCAGGAGTTCGCAATGCCTAG
- a CDS encoding 50S ribosomal protein L23 — MKVDSHRILIRPLLTEKLTALREATNTVGFVVHPDANRIQIRLAVEALLKVKVDKVNVLNVRGKVKKLGRFSGRRSDWKKALVTLKQGEKLEMYESA, encoded by the coding sequence ATGAAAGTTGATAGCCACAGGATCTTGATTCGGCCATTATTAACAGAAAAGCTTACCGCGCTTCGTGAGGCAACGAATACGGTTGGTTTTGTGGTTCATCCTGATGCAAACCGCATTCAGATCAGGCTGGCCGTCGAGGCGTTGTTAAAAGTCAAGGTTGACAAGGTCAACGTCCTGAATGTTCGTGGGAAAGTAAAGAAGCTCGGTCGATTCTCTGGTAGGCGTTCAGATTGGAAGAAGGCGCTGGTGACTCTTAAACAGGGCGAAAAGTTAGAGATGTACGAAAGCGCCTAG
- a CDS encoding 50S ribosomal protein L22 → MTEARAVLKFARVAPRKARPVIDLIRGKQVPMVLAILKHTPRHAARLVEKIVRSAVANAELKEMGDSESMVISRAFVDGGPTYKRVRARSMGRANAIQKRTSHITVVVTAPEIQGKRK, encoded by the coding sequence ATGACTGAAGCACGTGCGGTTCTAAAATTTGCTCGCGTTGCGCCTCGGAAGGCTAGACCGGTAATTGATTTGATTCGTGGAAAGCAAGTGCCAATGGTGTTGGCCATCTTGAAGCACACGCCACGCCATGCTGCGCGGCTTGTTGAAAAGATCGTCCGTTCCGCCGTGGCCAATGCAGAGCTAAAGGAGATGGGAGATAGCGAATCAATGGTCATCTCCAGGGCTTTTGTTGACGGTGGTCCAACATATAAGCGTGTACGTGCGAGGTCGATGGGGCGGGCCAATGCAATTCAAAAGCGTACGAGTCATATTACCGTCGTTGTGACGGCTCCTGAAATTCAGGGTAAGAGAAAATAG
- the rpsS gene encoding 30S ribosomal protein S19, which translates to MPRSVSKGAFIDGHLLEKVERMNETKDRKLIKTWSRRSTVIPDMIGHTFAVHNGKKFIPVFVTENMVGHKLGEFAPTRFFKGHGHARSEKAVALK; encoded by the coding sequence ATGCCTAGATCGGTAAGTAAGGGCGCGTTTATTGACGGTCACCTTCTCGAAAAAGTCGAGCGCATGAATGAGACGAAGGACCGCAAGTTAATCAAGACGTGGTCGCGACGGTCAACGGTGATTCCGGACATGATCGGCCATACGTTTGCGGTTCATAACGGGAAGAAGTTTATTCCGGTGTTCGTGACTGAAAACATGGTTGGTCATAAGCTTGGCGAGTTTGCTCCAACAAGGTTTTTTAAGGGGCATGGTCATGCTAGGTCTGAAAAGGCTGTCGCACTTAAGTAG
- the rpsJ gene encoding 30S ribosomal protein S10: MKVDQRIRIRLRGFDYRVLDQSVTEIVETVRRSGARVVGPIPLPTRIEKITVQRSTHADKKSREQFEMRTHKRLLDIMEPTPETMDSLMKLNLAAGVDVEIKL; this comes from the coding sequence GTGAAAGTCGATCAGCGGATCAGGATAAGATTAAGGGGTTTTGACTACCGAGTGCTGGATCAGTCGGTTACGGAAATTGTTGAGACTGTTCGGCGCAGTGGAGCTAGGGTAGTGGGGCCAATTCCGCTTCCTACGAGGATTGAAAAGATTACCGTCCAACGGTCGACGCACGCCGATAAGAAATCCCGTGAGCAATTTGAGATGCGCACACACAAGCGATTGCTCGATATTATGGAGCCAACGCCTGAGACGATGGATTCCTTGATGAAGCTGAATTTGGCGGCGGGAGTAGATGTAGAGATAAAGCTATGA
- a CDS encoding 50S ribosomal protein L3, translating to MTNGLIGKKLGMTQVFDESRLTPVTIIEAGPCRVVAIKTKERDQYEAVQLSFGEVKERKLSKSELGHLKKNQAAPSRILREFKKDGNPAVGQVVTVGMFQKGDWVDVIGISKGKGFQGVVKRHHYAGGPESHGSMFHRAPGSIGASSFPSRVWKGKTLPGHMGAERVTVQRLKVVESRSDENLLFVRGAIPGAISGLVVVRKSKKS from the coding sequence ATGACGAATGGACTAATTGGAAAAAAGTTGGGAATGACCCAAGTCTTCGATGAGAGTCGTTTAACTCCAGTGACGATAATCGAGGCTGGTCCGTGTCGAGTGGTAGCGATAAAGACGAAAGAACGCGATCAATATGAAGCTGTCCAGCTTTCTTTCGGTGAAGTCAAAGAGCGCAAGCTATCGAAGTCAGAGCTAGGGCACCTGAAGAAAAACCAAGCGGCACCGAGTCGGATCCTGCGTGAGTTTAAGAAAGACGGAAATCCGGCTGTGGGACAAGTGGTAACGGTCGGCATGTTTCAGAAGGGTGATTGGGTTGACGTCATCGGAATATCGAAAGGTAAGGGATTTCAGGGTGTCGTGAAGCGTCATCACTACGCGGGTGGTCCTGAGTCTCATGGGTCCATGTTTCATCGGGCGCCAGGTTCTATAGGGGCGAGTTCGTTTCCTTCTCGTGTGTGGAAAGGGAAGACCTTGCCTGGTCACATGGGAGCGGAGCGTGTTACGGTTCAGAGGTTGAAGGTCGTTGAGTCGCGGTCTGATGAAAATCTCCTCTTTGTCCGAGGGGCCATTCCTGGGGCCATTAGCGGCCTCGTTGTCGTCCGAAAGTCAAAAAAGAGCTAG
- a CDS encoding 50S ribosomal protein L24: protein MEVVRKSRIRKGDTVVVVTGRERGKTGKVLSVDLQAGKVIVEKLNIVKRHTKPNQKAKQGGILEREAPLQISNVMFFCPVTQKPTRIGIRVLEDGRRVRFSKKSNETVE from the coding sequence GTGGAAGTAGTCCGAAAAAGTAGAATTCGAAAAGGGGATACGGTTGTCGTGGTCACTGGTCGTGAGCGAGGCAAGACGGGGAAAGTTTTGTCTGTTGATCTGCAAGCCGGGAAGGTGATTGTCGAGAAGTTAAATATCGTCAAGCGACACACTAAACCCAATCAGAAGGCTAAGCAGGGAGGTATTCTCGAGCGAGAAGCGCCACTACAGATTTCCAATGTCATGTTTTTCTGCCCGGTCACACAGAAGCCTACGCGGATCGGGATTCGTGTTTTAGAAGATGGGCGACGAGTGCGCTTCAGTAAGAAATCAAACGAGACTGTGGAATAG
- the rplP gene encoding 50S ribosomal protein L16: MLAPKKVKFRKMQKGRMTGKAYRGGQITLGEFGLKALEPGWVTSRQIEAARIAITRYVKRGGQVWTRIFPDKPITKKPAETRMGKGKGNPEYWVAVVKPGRILYEMDGVTQEVAKEAFRLASHKLPIATKLVVRGEFGQGS, from the coding sequence GTGTTAGCGCCTAAGAAAGTTAAATTTAGAAAGATGCAAAAGGGCCGGATGACCGGCAAAGCCTATCGTGGTGGCCAAATTACTCTTGGAGAGTTTGGTCTCAAGGCATTAGAACCAGGATGGGTGACGAGCCGACAAATTGAAGCCGCGCGTATTGCGATTACTCGATACGTGAAGCGTGGAGGGCAAGTGTGGACACGCATTTTTCCTGATAAACCAATCACGAAAAAGCCGGCTGAGACTCGAATGGGTAAGGGGAAGGGGAATCCTGAGTACTGGGTTGCTGTTGTCAAGCCTGGCAGGATCCTTTATGAGATGGACGGCGTCACCCAAGAGGTTGCTAAAGAGGCGTTTCGCCTTGCGTCGCACAAGTTGCCGATTGCCACGAAATTAGTTGTTCGTGGCGAGTTTGGACAAGGTTCTTGA
- the rpsG gene encoding 30S ribosomal protein S7, translating into MPRSRFLGQREVLPDVRYRDKLVGKFINALMSSGKKSTTERICYGAFDVIQEKTGGDPLKVFKAAVDNVKPIVEVKSRRVGGASYQVPVEIRPARRVSLALRWLSQYARTRGGKSMREKLAAELMDASNNTGAAVKKREDVHRMAEANKAFAHYRW; encoded by the coding sequence ATGCCACGCAGTAGGTTTTTGGGTCAACGAGAAGTGCTTCCCGATGTGCGGTACCGAGATAAGCTGGTCGGGAAGTTTATTAACGCACTAATGAGTAGCGGAAAGAAGAGTACGACGGAACGAATATGCTATGGCGCGTTTGATGTTATTCAAGAGAAAACAGGCGGCGACCCGCTGAAAGTATTTAAAGCAGCTGTGGATAATGTGAAGCCGATTGTTGAGGTCAAGTCTCGTCGAGTAGGGGGTGCCTCCTATCAGGTTCCAGTCGAAATTAGGCCTGCACGTCGAGTGTCGTTGGCGCTTCGTTGGTTATCGCAGTATGCCCGTACGCGCGGTGGCAAGAGTATGCGTGAAAAGCTTGCCGCTGAGCTGATGGATGCATCGAATAATACAGGGGCTGCGGTCAAGAAGCGGGAAGATGTGCATCGGATGGCAGAGGCCAATAAAGCATTCGCCCATTATCGCTGGTAG
- the tuf gene encoding elongation factor Tu has translation MAKAKYERKKPHVNIGTIGHVDHGKTTLTAALTKVCADRGMAKYVPYDEVAKASESQGRRDATKIMTIAISHVEYETDNRHYAHVDCPGHADYVKNMITGAAQMDGAILVVSAADGPMPQTREHILLARQVGVPYIVVFLNKADKVDDKELLELVELEVRELLTKYGFPGDETPIIHGSALKAVEADPGELGVPSIMKLLAAVDTYIPTPQRPIDKPFLMPIEDVFTISGRGTVVTGRCERGIVKVGDEIEIVGLRPTQTTIVTGVEMFRKVLDEGQAGDNVGVLLRGTKKEDVERGMVLCKAKTITPHTKFKAEIYVLTKEEGGRHTPFFNGYRPQFYFRTTDVTGIVQLNPGVEMVMPGDNVSVTGELISPIAMDQGLRFAVREGGKTVGSGVVTEILA, from the coding sequence ATGGCGAAGGCGAAATACGAGCGGAAGAAGCCGCACGTGAATATTGGGACGATTGGGCACGTGGACCATGGGAAGACGACGTTGACGGCAGCGTTGACGAAGGTATGTGCGGATCGGGGGATGGCGAAGTATGTCCCGTATGACGAAGTGGCAAAAGCCAGTGAGAGTCAGGGGCGACGAGATGCGACCAAGATCATGACGATTGCCATTAGCCACGTCGAGTATGAGACGGATAACCGCCATTATGCCCACGTGGATTGTCCGGGGCACGCGGATTACGTGAAGAACATGATCACCGGCGCGGCGCAGATGGATGGGGCGATTCTGGTGGTGAGTGCGGCGGACGGGCCGATGCCGCAGACGCGGGAGCACATTCTGTTGGCGCGGCAGGTGGGGGTGCCCTACATCGTGGTGTTTTTGAACAAGGCCGACAAAGTCGATGACAAGGAGTTGTTGGAGTTGGTGGAGCTGGAAGTGCGGGAGTTGCTCACGAAGTATGGGTTTCCGGGGGACGAGACCCCGATCATTCATGGGAGTGCGTTGAAGGCGGTGGAGGCGGATCCTGGGGAATTGGGGGTGCCGTCCATCATGAAGCTGTTGGCGGCGGTGGATACGTACATTCCAACACCGCAGCGGCCGATTGACAAGCCGTTTCTCATGCCGATTGAAGATGTGTTTACCATCAGTGGCCGCGGGACGGTCGTCACGGGGCGGTGCGAGCGGGGCATTGTGAAGGTGGGCGATGAAATCGAGATAGTGGGGCTTCGGCCGACGCAGACCACGATCGTGACGGGTGTGGAGATGTTCCGCAAGGTGCTGGATGAGGGGCAGGCGGGAGACAACGTCGGGGTGCTGTTGCGGGGTACGAAGAAAGAAGATGTGGAGCGAGGGATGGTGTTGTGCAAAGCGAAGACCATCACGCCGCATACGAAGTTCAAGGCAGAGATTTATGTGTTGACGAAAGAAGAAGGCGGGCGGCACACGCCGTTCTTCAATGGGTATCGGCCGCAGTTCTACTTCCGGACGACGGATGTGACGGGGATCGTGCAGTTGAATCCGGGTGTAGAGATGGTGATGCCGGGCGACAATGTCAGTGTGACGGGAGAGTTGATCAGTCCGATCGCAATGGATCAGGGGTTGCGGTTTGCCGTGCGTGAGGGTGGCAAGACTGTGGGCTCGGGGGTCGTGACGGAAATTCTGGCGTAA